In Acinetobacter sp. TGL-Y2, a genomic segment contains:
- a CDS encoding hydrolase or metal-binding protein: MIKGLAITPPILGRISIGKMIEKNGKRLPEKDDQFTITSQIQNKDSGWVKHPLDEQLRAKAPNQKLRTIPVRMIFNDPELNLRAEYSLFDRQTGRPVCVGNGEICQRMTNQGIEQHPCPSPDLCPLAQGGNCKPYGRLHVNLDESDELGTFMFRTTGFNSIRTLAARLSYYHAASNGLLSCLPLQLTLRGKSTTQSYRTPVYYVDLTLRDSINLQQAIQTAKDIDQQSKASGFNQHALDQIARQGFANARFEVNSEESLDLVEEFYTDEVAEVEQTQSESKTKDKSKFNQVDGLIQNIQQGLQRSVRAVN, encoded by the coding sequence CCTGAAAAAGATGATCAATTTACCATTACTTCCCAAATACAAAATAAAGACAGCGGGTGGGTAAAGCATCCACTGGATGAACAACTTCGAGCCAAAGCACCCAATCAAAAACTCAGAACGATCCCAGTCCGCATGATCTTTAATGATCCTGAACTGAATCTAAGAGCAGAGTACAGTTTATTTGACCGTCAAACAGGACGGCCTGTTTGTGTCGGCAATGGTGAAATCTGCCAACGTATGACCAACCAAGGCATAGAGCAACATCCATGTCCATCTCCTGATCTCTGTCCATTGGCTCAAGGCGGTAACTGCAAGCCGTATGGACGTTTGCACGTGAACCTAGATGAAAGTGATGAACTCGGGACATTTATGTTTAGAACCACTGGCTTTAACAGCATAAGAACTTTAGCCGCACGACTGAGCTATTACCATGCGGCATCGAACGGACTGCTTTCATGTCTACCGTTGCAACTGACGCTTAGAGGTAAGTCCACCACACAAAGTTATCGCACTCCTGTGTATTACGTGGATTTAACACTCAGGGATAGCATCAACCTTCAACAAGCTATTCAAACAGCGAAAGATATTGATCAACAAAGCAAGGCTTCAGGGTTTAACCAACATGCGCTCGATCAAATCGCAAGGCAGGGTTTTGCCAATGCACGCTTTGAGGTGAACAGTGAAGAGAGCTTAGATTTAGTAGAGGAGTTTTATACGGATGAGGTTGCTGAAGTTGAGCAAACGCAGTCTGAGTCGAAAACCAAAGATAAGTCCAAATTCAATCAAGTGGATGGTCTTATACAGAATATTCAGCAAGGTTTGCAGCGGAGTGTGCGGGCGGTGAATTAA